Proteins encoded in a region of the Leptolyngbya subtilissima AS-A7 genome:
- the moaA gene encoding GTP 3',8-cyclase MoaA has product MVPPPMPAIDYLRISLVDRCNFQCQYCMPEGADLQYLPQKAWLTRAELRQLLEEVFMPLGFSNFRLTGGEPLVRPGIVDIVRDIAELPGTKDLSLTTNAFLLGGLAQDLWNAGLRRVNISLDSLDPVIFDQIVGGRGKSRWPQVWDGIQTAHQVGFSPLKLNVVVIPGVNDHEVLDLAALTLDREWHVRFIEFMPIGNDSLFEAKGWVDSETLRDRIRQRWGLTAGDVLGHGPADVFQIPGAKGTVGFISQMSECFCDRCNRMRLSADGWLRPCLLNETGQLDLKTPLRQGVSTADLKRQVAALLADKPEINYKMRQSGTTGAYGRTMSQIGG; this is encoded by the coding sequence GTGGTTCCACCCCCTATGCCCGCCATTGACTACCTGCGCATTAGCCTTGTGGATCGCTGCAACTTTCAGTGCCAGTACTGCATGCCGGAGGGGGCTGACTTGCAGTACCTACCCCAGAAGGCGTGGCTGACCCGCGCCGAACTGCGGCAGCTCCTAGAGGAGGTCTTCATGCCTCTGGGGTTCTCAAACTTTCGGCTCACCGGGGGCGAGCCGCTGGTGCGACCCGGCATTGTAGATATCGTGCGCGATATAGCAGAGTTGCCGGGGACAAAAGACTTATCCTTGACCACCAACGCCTTTTTACTCGGTGGCCTAGCCCAAGATCTCTGGAACGCCGGGCTGCGGCGCGTCAACATTAGCCTCGATTCGCTAGATCCCGTCATCTTTGATCAAATCGTGGGCGGGAGAGGAAAATCTCGCTGGCCCCAGGTTTGGGACGGCATTCAGACCGCTCACCAAGTCGGATTCTCACCGCTCAAGCTCAATGTGGTGGTGATTCCGGGCGTTAACGACCACGAAGTGTTGGATCTGGCGGCCCTAACCCTCGATCGCGAGTGGCACGTGCGCTTTATTGAGTTCATGCCCATCGGCAACGACAGTTTGTTTGAGGCCAAGGGCTGGGTCGATTCGGAGACGCTGCGCGATCGCATTCGCCAGCGCTGGGGCCTGACCGCAGGCGACGTGCTCGGCCACGGCCCGGCAGATGTGTTCCAGATTCCGGGCGCTAAGGGCACCGTGGGTTTCATTAGCCAAATGTCAGAGTGCTTTTGCGATCGCTGCAACCGCATGCGCCTGTCGGCCGACGGCTGGCTGCGCCCCTGCCTGCTCAATGAAACTGGGCAGCTCGACCTCAAAACCCCCCTACGTCAGGGCGTCTCCACCGCTGACCTGAAGCGCCAAGTAGCGGCCCTACTAGCCGATAAGCCCGAGATCAACTACAAAATGCGCCAGTCGGGCACCACCGGAGCCTACGGTCGCACCATGTCGCAGATTGGTGGTTAG
- the ilvA gene encoding threonine ammonia-lyase, biosynthetic, protein MPTDYLERILTARVYDVAQETPLDIAPSLSARLHNRLLLKREDMQSVFSFKLRGAYNKMAHLSPEQLAAGVIASSAGNHAQGVALGAKQLGTRAIIVMPTTTPMMKVNAVKARGGEVVLYGETYDDAYAHARQLSEEKGLTFVHPFDDPDVIAGQGTIGMEILRQHPQPIHAMFVAIGGGGLISGIAAYVKRLRPEIKIIGVEPIEADAMSRSLKAGERVRLSTVGLFADGVAVRQVGEETFRLCQQYVDDVILVSTDDICAAIKDVFEDTRSILEPAGALAIAGAKAYVESIGITDQTLVAVACGANMNFDRLRFVAERAEIGEHREAIFAVTIPETPGSLKAFCECLGTRNLTEFNYRIADNHEAHIFVGLEVQGRADAAAMAQVFESKGLKTLDLTDDELSKMHLRHMVGGKSSLAHDELLYRFEFPERPGALMKFVSAMSPDWNISLFHYRNNGSDYGRIVTGIQVPPQEMPQWQSFLDTLGYQYWDENQNPAYKLFLG, encoded by the coding sequence ATGCCTACCGACTACCTCGAACGCATTCTCACCGCCCGGGTTTACGACGTAGCGCAGGAAACGCCTTTGGATATTGCCCCGAGCCTGTCAGCGCGGCTGCACAACCGGCTGCTGCTGAAGCGGGAAGATATGCAGTCGGTGTTTTCGTTCAAGCTGCGGGGAGCCTACAACAAAATGGCTCACTTATCGCCGGAGCAGCTGGCGGCGGGGGTGATTGCCTCATCGGCGGGCAACCATGCCCAGGGTGTAGCACTGGGGGCCAAGCAGCTGGGCACCCGCGCCATTATTGTGATGCCCACCACGACGCCGATGATGAAGGTGAACGCGGTGAAGGCGCGGGGCGGCGAAGTGGTGCTCTACGGCGAAACCTACGACGATGCCTATGCCCACGCCCGTCAGCTCTCCGAGGAAAAGGGGCTGACCTTTGTGCATCCTTTCGATGACCCGGATGTGATTGCGGGCCAGGGCACCATCGGCATGGAGATTTTGCGGCAGCATCCCCAGCCCATTCACGCCATGTTTGTGGCGATCGGCGGCGGTGGGTTGATTTCCGGCATTGCCGCCTACGTGAAGCGGCTGCGACCTGAGATCAAGATCATTGGCGTGGAGCCGATCGAGGCTGATGCTATGTCGCGATCGCTGAAGGCTGGAGAGCGAGTCCGGCTGAGCACCGTCGGCCTGTTTGCCGATGGTGTAGCGGTGCGCCAGGTGGGCGAAGAAACCTTTCGCCTCTGTCAGCAGTATGTGGACGACGTTATTTTGGTGAGCACCGACGACATCTGCGCCGCCATTAAGGATGTTTTTGAAGACACGCGATCGATTTTGGAACCGGCGGGGGCACTGGCGATCGCCGGAGCCAAAGCCTACGTCGAAAGCATAGGCATCACCGACCAAACCTTGGTAGCTGTGGCCTGCGGGGCCAACATGAACTTCGATCGCCTGCGGTTTGTTGCCGAACGAGCCGAGATCGGTGAACACCGTGAGGCGATCTTTGCCGTCACCATCCCTGAAACGCCGGGCAGCCTCAAGGCCTTTTGCGAATGCCTGGGCACTCGCAACCTGACCGAGTTTAACTACCGCATTGCCGACAACCACGAGGCCCACATTTTTGTTGGACTAGAAGTCCAAGGTCGGGCCGATGCTGCTGCTATGGCTCAAGTGTTTGAATCCAAAGGCTTGAAGACGCTGGATCTAACCGACGATGAGTTGTCGAAGATGCACCTGCGTCACATGGTCGGCGGCAAGTCATCCCTGGCCCACGACGAGCTGCTCTACCGCTTCGAGTTCCCCGAGCGCCCCGGCGCGCTGATGAAGTTTGTCAGCGCCATGAGCCCCGACTGGAATATCAGCCTGTTTCACTACCGCAACAACGGCTCTGACTATGGCCGCATCGTCACCGGCATTCAGGTGCCGCCCCAGGAAATGCCCCAGTGGCAGAGCTTTCTCGACACCCTCGGCTATCAGTATTGGGACGAAAACCAAAACCCCGCCTACAAGCTGTTTTTGGGCTAA
- a CDS encoding methyl-accepting chemotaxis protein, whose amino-acid sequence MMFLFKRLASSKIRTRIFVGYLFGALTLTAIGTVTYFAIEQIRARLVSVSASQQQLSRAQQIMWLDEVLTQSMRNYVLTQDSRWQERYDFYFTPLEDLIIAAQADAADPKIQALFDQQKGLNDTLAELETESLKLLEAGQPKQALAVLDGAEYQQAKDAYTETIESFLNDSQNGLAALESDLNSTLDFSSQLALGILWGSILVGLGVIVLAYYLAGRITQPILATAAIVQRIADGDLHVEIPAGRDDEIGRMLEALRMMTTRLSTIIQDEQVAAKQMLEISAHLNDAAQGLSFGNSKQAAGVAQTTVSIEQMNVVINSNAEKAKHTYQSAVQSATMVNEGEKAVTETVQVMREIIAKIHVIEDIAEQTNMLALNATMEAARAGDHGRGFAVVAKEVRKLAEHSRTAAEEITALADRSMVVSKRTGDLFKQIVPSIHQTSGLMADITRASLEQNNGIAQINSAMGQLDEVTQHNAVAAEQLATSSHAMASHAAHLQRAMAYFKL is encoded by the coding sequence ATGATGTTTCTATTTAAGAGATTGGCCTCTAGCAAAATTCGCACGCGGATTTTTGTGGGTTATCTCTTCGGTGCACTCACGCTCACCGCTATCGGTACCGTGACTTACTTCGCCATCGAGCAAATTCGCGCCAGGCTAGTTTCTGTCAGCGCATCACAACAACAACTCTCCCGCGCTCAGCAGATCATGTGGTTAGACGAAGTGCTCACTCAGTCGATGCGCAACTATGTATTGACCCAAGACAGCCGCTGGCAAGAACGCTACGATTTCTACTTCACCCCGCTAGAAGACCTGATTATTGCTGCCCAGGCCGATGCCGCTGACCCTAAAATTCAGGCGCTTTTTGATCAGCAAAAGGGGCTCAACGACACACTGGCTGAGTTAGAGACAGAATCCCTTAAGCTGCTAGAGGCGGGGCAACCTAAACAAGCCCTGGCTGTACTAGATGGTGCTGAGTACCAACAGGCTAAAGATGCCTATACCGAAACTATCGAGAGTTTTCTGAACGATTCTCAAAACGGGCTCGCCGCCCTGGAAAGTGATCTCAACAGCACCCTTGATTTTTCATCCCAGCTAGCGCTGGGCATCCTGTGGGGCAGCATTTTAGTTGGCCTTGGGGTGATCGTCTTGGCCTACTATCTGGCGGGTCGCATTACGCAGCCGATTCTCGCTACGGCGGCGATCGTGCAGCGCATTGCCGACGGAGATTTGCATGTCGAAATTCCGGCCGGTAGGGATGACGAAATTGGCCGCATGCTGGAGGCCCTGAGGATGATGACAACGCGTCTGTCCACCATTATTCAAGATGAACAGGTGGCGGCCAAACAGATGCTGGAGATTTCTGCCCATCTCAACGATGCTGCCCAAGGGCTTTCCTTCGGCAATTCTAAGCAAGCAGCTGGGGTGGCTCAAACGACAGTGTCGATTGAGCAAATGAATGTCGTCATTAACAGCAATGCCGAAAAAGCCAAGCACACCTACCAATCGGCAGTTCAGTCGGCAACCATGGTGAATGAGGGCGAAAAAGCCGTCACTGAAACGGTGCAAGTGATGCGAGAAATTATTGCTAAAATCCACGTCATCGAAGACATTGCCGAACAGACCAACATGCTGGCCCTAAACGCCACTATGGAGGCCGCCCGGGCCGGCGACCATGGCAGAGGGTTTGCTGTAGTCGCCAAGGAAGTGCGTAAGCTGGCCGAACACAGTCGCACTGCCGCTGAGGAAATTACGGCCCTAGCCGATCGCAGCATGGTAGTCAGCAAACGCACCGGCGATCTCTTCAAGCAAATTGTCCCCAGCATTCATCAAACCTCGGGGCTAATGGCCGACATCACCCGCGCTAGCCTAGAGCAAAACAACGGCATTGCCCAAATCAACAGCGCTATGGGGCAGCTAGACGAAGTCACCCAGCACAATGCGGTAGCGGCAGAGCAACTGGCAACCTCTAGCCATGCCATGGCGTCCCACGCAGCCCACCTCCAGCGGGCCATGGCCTACTTTAAGCTTTAG
- a CDS encoding DUF2584 family protein, translating to MGMPCEINSLLKLKPGQGYPAVLDVGARHQVQKGGYRIFPIDVPLSLVDENWLAHGDIVIEKLTWEHQTTALEFRIHRIYTTPFAVK from the coding sequence ATGGGAATGCCCTGTGAAATTAACAGTTTGCTCAAACTTAAGCCCGGTCAGGGCTACCCCGCCGTTCTCGACGTTGGGGCTCGCCACCAGGTGCAAAAAGGCGGCTATCGCATTTTTCCCATCGACGTGCCGCTGAGTTTAGTCGATGAAAACTGGCTTGCCCACGGCGACATTGTCATCGAAAAACTGACCTGGGAGCACCAGACTACCGCTTTAGAGTTTCGGATTCACCGCATCTACACAACCCCGTTCGCTGTTAAGTAG
- a CDS encoding ABC transporter ATP-binding protein, protein MFPTPHPSPAAVITMENVSRVFGSGEAAVRACDRINITIHSGEYCAIMGQSGSGKSTLMNIIGCLDRPTRGRYLLDGTDVSTVDKTRLTRIRNRKIGFIFQRYELLPNLTALENVILPMMYAGLGRSVRQRRAAAALTHMGLANRMDKRPSQLSGGQQQRVAIARAIVNQPVLLLADEPTGALDSQSATEVLGIFEALHQRGITIVMVTHSHEVARHSQRIIMMSDGRVTDDHLSPAELGHLAPL, encoded by the coding sequence ATGTTCCCAACGCCCCACCCCTCACCTGCCGCCGTTATCACCATGGAGAATGTGTCGCGGGTGTTTGGCAGCGGCGAGGCGGCAGTGCGGGCCTGCGATCGCATCAATATCACCATTCACTCCGGCGAGTACTGCGCCATCATGGGTCAGTCGGGCTCGGGTAAATCGACGCTGATGAACATCATTGGCTGCCTCGATCGCCCCACCAGGGGTCGCTACCTTCTCGACGGCACCGATGTCTCAACGGTCGACAAAACCCGGCTAACCCGCATTCGCAACCGCAAAATTGGCTTTATTTTTCAGCGCTACGAGCTGCTGCCAAACCTGACGGCGTTAGAGAACGTAATTCTGCCGATGATGTATGCCGGGTTGGGGCGATCGGTGCGGCAGCGCCGAGCGGCAGCGGCTCTCACCCACATGGGCTTAGCTAACCGTATGGATAAACGCCCATCCCAATTGTCGGGCGGGCAGCAGCAGCGGGTCGCCATTGCCCGCGCCATCGTCAACCAGCCGGTGCTCTTGCTGGCCGATGAGCCTACCGGGGCACTCGATTCGCAGTCGGCGACGGAGGTGCTGGGCATTTTTGAAGCCCTGCATCAGCGGGGCATTACTATCGTCATGGTGACCCACTCCCACGAGGTGGCCCGCCACAGTCAGCGCATTATTATGATGAGCGATGGCAGGGTAACCGACGATCACCTCAGCCCCGCCGAACTGGGCCACCTGGCCCCCCTGTAG
- a CDS encoding efflux RND transporter periplasmic adaptor subunit — translation MPPEPHPDTSTRANVSADADPLSPDPLASVETARPLSPGLFDDDLLDDGDRANSRPGLRWLMASGLVLVLGVGGWLGYRTWQSRSVDPVVVTTGTPSRDTLENRVDASGTMSLGNQQILKAPGDVTVEAVLVEERQRVARGTVLLRLRDRSLEQELDEAQIETEILRLQRQRNAEVLQDHRRTVQRAEERLSESRSLVAQGFISEDDYNDDRNALEAAQSELRGAEVELQRSELEIRQNQAKLTNVRARIADNAIVAPFDAVVLNIDVQSGDGVQSEGTLLTIGDPNQEVVLFDLMTLDANKVSVNMPVRVSVIGPNPEKYLGRVVSIAPQAITDSDSDGGGGSQAMVKAIAQLDRPSGVLISGSSVSVEVILVQRENALALPTNAIQQADGETFVWVVDADSRAQKRSITTGLDTLEAVEIVSGLQDTDTVILTPPPDQPLEAGMTVETTPSSFPASSPRPTL, via the coding sequence GTGCCGCCCGAACCCCACCCCGATACTTCCACCCGTGCCAATGTTTCGGCAGATGCTGACCCGCTCTCGCCAGATCCTTTAGCTTCGGTGGAAACTGCCAGACCCCTTAGTCCTGGCCTATTCGATGACGACCTGCTCGACGATGGCGATCGGGCCAACTCTCGCCCTGGGCTTAGGTGGCTCATGGCGTCGGGGCTAGTGCTGGTGCTGGGCGTGGGTGGCTGGCTGGGCTATCGCACTTGGCAAAGCCGCAGCGTTGACCCTGTGGTGGTGACTACGGGTACCCCCAGCCGCGACACCTTAGAAAACCGGGTTGATGCCTCCGGCACCATGAGCCTGGGCAACCAGCAAATTCTCAAAGCACCGGGGGATGTCACTGTGGAGGCGGTGCTGGTAGAAGAGCGCCAGCGGGTAGCGAGGGGCACAGTGCTGCTGCGGCTGCGCGATCGCAGCCTAGAGCAAGAGCTGGACGAGGCCCAAATTGAGACCGAAATTCTCAGGCTGCAGCGGCAGCGCAACGCCGAGGTGCTGCAAGACCACCGGCGCACAGTGCAGAGGGCTGAAGAGCGGCTGAGTGAGTCGCGATCGCTAGTTGCTCAGGGGTTTATCTCCGAGGATGACTACAACGACGATCGCAACGCTTTAGAAGCGGCCCAGTCTGAGCTGCGGGGGGCCGAGGTTGAGCTACAGCGCTCCGAGCTAGAGATTCGCCAAAACCAGGCCAAACTAACTAACGTTCGCGCCCGCATTGCCGACAACGCCATCGTCGCCCCCTTCGACGCTGTAGTGCTCAATATCGACGTGCAGTCCGGCGACGGCGTGCAGAGCGAAGGCACCCTGCTCACCATCGGTGACCCCAACCAAGAGGTAGTGCTCTTTGACCTTATGACCCTCGACGCCAACAAGGTGTCGGTCAACATGCCCGTGCGGGTCAGCGTCATCGGCCCCAACCCAGAAAAATATCTAGGTCGGGTGGTCAGCATTGCCCCCCAGGCGATTACCGACAGCGACAGCGACGGCGGCGGTGGCTCCCAGGCTATGGTCAAGGCGATCGCCCAGCTCGATCGCCCCAGCGGTGTACTCATCTCTGGTAGTTCTGTCAGCGTCGAAGTTATTCTGGTGCAGCGAGAGAATGCCCTAGCCCTGCCCACCAACGCGATTCAGCAAGCAGACGGCGAAACCTTTGTCTGGGTCGTCGATGCCGACAGCCGCGCCCAAAAGCGCTCCATCACCACCGGCCTCGACACCCTAGAGGCGGTTGAAATCGTCTCTGGCCTACAAGACACCGACACCGTCATTCTCACCCCCCCACCCGACCAACCCCTCGAAGCAGGCATGACCGTAGAAACAACTCCCTCTAGCTTCCCCGCAAGCAGCCCCCGCCCCACCCTCTAG
- a CDS encoding ABC transporter permease — protein MPLSPLDLSLTTLRDLTGNWVRSGLTALGIFMGVAAVNATLNIDTIANRVLQEQLAARDNPNITPFVYGRSLPPVEFDQAAIAEIQAAIPGILSISRVTQLWGTEVQYQGTITDSVDALSVSENYQRTTGRQVLDGRFFDPEDFNAFRPVTVIDTVLAQQLFQETPPLGEGIFINGTRFTVIGLIENKNLYGSEEGEPTGTLWVPEPYGDLLQGRFRFGSQIQIALQSLDDFETTRDSVEAQLQQMFPGYELYIDGNVADLYEEEQRQRASIRVLKAVGLLALVIGGVGIANITIAAIMERTREIGLRRAIGATDLEIMTQFIAEAALLSLIGGTTAVATVHGLTKVATTTVFEAPYEFNWRDAALSMGAAFGVGVGASFLPALRVTQIDVVQALRGE, from the coding sequence ATGCCCCTCTCCCCCCTCGACCTCAGCCTCACCACCCTGAGGGATCTAACCGGCAACTGGGTGCGATCGGGCCTCACCGCTCTGGGCATTTTCATGGGGGTTGCCGCCGTCAACGCCACCCTCAATATCGACACTATTGCCAATCGGGTGCTGCAAGAGCAGCTGGCGGCCAGAGATAACCCCAACATCACCCCTTTTGTCTACGGGCGCAGCCTCCCCCCAGTGGAATTTGATCAGGCGGCGATCGCAGAAATCCAAGCGGCTATCCCTGGCATTCTCAGCATTAGTCGGGTGACTCAACTATGGGGAACAGAGGTGCAGTACCAGGGCACCATCACCGACAGCGTTGATGCCCTGAGTGTGTCAGAGAATTACCAGCGCACCACTGGGCGGCAGGTCCTCGACGGCCGATTCTTTGACCCCGAAGACTTTAATGCCTTTCGTCCCGTCACCGTTATCGATACCGTACTAGCTCAGCAGCTCTTTCAAGAGACTCCGCCCTTAGGTGAAGGTATTTTTATCAACGGCACCCGCTTCACCGTGATCGGTTTAATTGAAAACAAGAACCTCTACGGTAGCGAGGAGGGAGAACCTACCGGCACTCTCTGGGTGCCCGAGCCCTACGGTGACCTGCTCCAGGGACGCTTTCGCTTCGGGAGTCAAATTCAGATTGCCTTGCAAAGCCTCGACGATTTTGAGACCACCCGCGACAGTGTTGAAGCCCAGCTTCAGCAGATGTTTCCGGGCTACGAACTGTATATTGATGGCAATGTGGCAGATCTCTACGAAGAAGAGCAGCGCCAGCGGGCTTCCATTCGCGTGCTCAAAGCCGTGGGTCTGCTCGCCCTGGTGATTGGCGGTGTCGGCATCGCCAACATCACCATCGCCGCCATTATGGAACGCACCCGCGAGATTGGCTTGCGCCGCGCCATTGGGGCTACCGATTTAGAAATCATGACCCAGTTTATCGCCGAAGCTGCCTTGCTCAGCCTAATTGGCGGCACCACGGCGGTGGCCACCGTCCACGGGTTGACCAAAGTGGCGACCACCACTGTATTTGAGGCTCCCTACGAGTTCAACTGGCGCGATGCAGCCCTGTCGATGGGAGCCGCCTTTGGTGTCGGCGTTGGTGCTAGTTTCCTGCCCGCCCTGCGGGTGACACAGATCGATGTCGTGCAGGCACTGCGAGGAGAGTAG
- a CDS encoding TolC family protein, with product MEILAALTRWVLKAGWALGLYSAIALPALAETIPLVEPAPDTPSLEPTLPTADATEVVTLTLPDLLNLTLEGNRELRNQALGRIVQRQQLAAAEQIFNPRLTPTLRVDATRSRFGNGGDVEINPGSLLLEGSDTDLDQQVRLDTTLTTRLGTRFELGLTPFEGGQSVQFGVRQPLLRGFGTAVNEAPLNQARLGETRNQLALRSTVIDTLTTAILSYNNLINAQAQVDIQTQALERRQQQLDILQALVEAGRRAPIDLFDPERSLADAQRSLVDAQNQLDQANSTLLNLIGTDRNLRFVASVETIAELFAAADQLATYQPDALVDLALAQRTDYQQAQLQRQQQELDLLVAQDNLRWQLDAVADGTLGDGSRSAMGLVATRTFGDPQPETDRLTSDITLQQQDNTLAQLQDQIRNDVVAGLSAAQASLSQVVAAERATLNARRQLEADQEQFRLGRGNITLFQLISQEEALVTAETNELEARIAFLNSVAQLERTVGITFDRWAAELEIAPELQG from the coding sequence ATGGAAATTTTGGCCGCTTTAACGCGTTGGGTGCTAAAAGCTGGTTGGGCTTTAGGGCTTTATAGCGCGATCGCCCTTCCCGCTCTAGCCGAGACTATCCCCCTCGTGGAGCCTGCCCCTGACACACCGTCCCTCGAACCAACCCTGCCGACGGCGGATGCTACCGAAGTGGTGACGCTCACGCTCCCCGACTTGCTTAACCTGACTTTGGAGGGCAACCGCGAGCTGCGCAACCAAGCTCTGGGACGCATCGTGCAGCGGCAGCAGCTCGCTGCCGCCGAGCAAATCTTTAACCCGCGTCTAACGCCTACCCTACGGGTTGACGCCACCCGCAGTCGCTTTGGCAATGGCGGTGACGTGGAGATAAATCCAGGCTCATTGCTGCTGGAGGGCAGTGACACTGACCTTGACCAGCAGGTACGGCTCGACACTACCCTTACCACCCGCCTAGGCACCCGCTTTGAGCTGGGGCTAACGCCCTTTGAGGGGGGACAGTCAGTACAGTTTGGAGTCAGACAACCCCTGCTGCGAGGCTTCGGCACTGCCGTCAACGAAGCCCCACTCAACCAGGCCCGCCTAGGCGAAACCCGCAATCAGCTGGCCCTGCGCAGCACCGTCATTGACACCCTCACCACTGCCATTCTCAGCTACAACAATCTGATTAATGCCCAAGCCCAGGTCGACATTCAGACCCAAGCCCTAGAGCGGCGGCAGCAGCAGCTCGACATTTTGCAGGCATTGGTAGAGGCGGGGCGGCGGGCTCCTATTGACCTGTTTGACCCGGAGCGATCGCTAGCCGATGCCCAGCGCAGTTTAGTTGATGCCCAAAATCAGCTCGACCAGGCCAATAGCACCCTACTCAACTTAATTGGCACCGATCGCAACCTGCGCTTTGTGGCCTCTGTTGAGACCATTGCCGAGCTGTTTGCTGCCGCCGACCAGTTGGCCACCTACCAGCCCGACGCCTTGGTAGACCTCGCTCTGGCCCAACGCACCGACTATCAGCAGGCCCAGCTTCAGCGGCAGCAGCAGGAACTCGACCTGCTGGTGGCTCAAGACAACCTGCGCTGGCAGCTCGACGCCGTTGCCGACGGCACCTTGGGCGATGGCTCCCGCAGCGCTATGGGGCTAGTGGCTACCCGCACCTTTGGTGATCCCCAACCCGAAACCGACCGTTTGACCAGCGACATCACCCTGCAACAGCAAGACAATACCCTAGCCCAATTGCAAGACCAGATTCGCAACGATGTCGTCGCCGGGCTTAGCGCAGCTCAGGCTAGCCTGAGCCAGGTGGTCGCTGCAGAGCGAGCTACCCTCAACGCTCGCCGTCAGCTTGAAGCAGACCAGGAGCAATTTCGCCTGGGGCGGGGCAATATCACGTTGTTTCAGCTGATTAGTCAGGAAGAGGCTCTGGTGACGGCCGAAACTAACGAGCTGGAGGCCCGTATTGCCTTCCTTAACAGCGTTGCCCAGCTAGAGAGGACCGTGGGCATCACGTTCGATCGCTGGGCGGCGGAGCTAGAGATTGCCCCTGAGCTACAGGGGTAG